attttttgtgtttttagtagagatggggtttcattgtgttagccaggatggtctcgatctcctgaccttgtgatctgcccacctcggcctcccaaagtgctgggattacaggcgtgggccactgcgcccggcctgtttgtttgtttcttgagatggagtttcactcttgtcgcccaggctggattgcatggcacaatctaggctcactgcaacttctgcctcccaggttcaagtgattctcttgcctcagcctcccaagtagctgagattacaggtgtccgccaccatgcctagctaatttttttattttttgtatttttagtagagatggggtttcatcatgttggccaggctggtctcgaactcctgacctcaagtaatctgcccaccttggcctctcaaagtgctgagattacaggcatgagccaccatgcccagccttgttttgttttttaaagcattttgccTGAGATGACACAGATGGGAAGTGGCAAAGCTCTCACTCCCTGGCTGAGCCTGCTGGgctcttctttcctctccacccaAGTTTCCTTCTGCCCACAGCACCCCCAGAGTCTCCCACCCTCCAGCTATCAGCTTAGGGATTCTCTCCCCAGGAGGCCTTCTCTCACCCCTCTGCTGGGCTCACCCCAGCCCACCCCAGGTTTCTTCTCAACCCAAGGGCCAGGGCACTTCCCAAGAGTAGAGACCAGGGGTGGAGTGTATCCTTACTGTATCCTAGGTGGCCCCAGCTCCCCTAAAACCTGCACCCGACACTTGCCCACCTAGCTGTCTTTAACGTTCCTCTGATTCCAGACCAGTCCTTCCAAGTAACCAGCAAAACCTGAAAATCCTTGAGTTGAAGAGAACTGTGGGTTACTTGGTTAAAGTCCTTTACCCAGTGGGAGAGTggaggaagaaatatttttaactggGGGTAACTGGCAATGGAAATGGTGTTTGCTCCCCTGCCATTCAGTCTTCAAATGGTGATCCGCAAGCCTGGAGGGGGATGTTCTAAGGGGAGCCTCCTCCTTCAGCCTTTTTCTCCCAGGAGCTAGGATCAGTCCCTCCCCAAGATGCAGATGCTGCAGGCGGACTTGTGGGTGCAGAACTGAGTCAGCCAAGCTAAGTGGCTTGGCCTGGGGATGAGAGGGAAAAGATCCACAGAGTTTTTTGAGCTCTTAAAGAACAATTAATTGTCTTAGGGGAGGCCTATGGAGGCAAACTGGCCTCAACCACGGAGAACAAGGTCTCAGGTTCCTCCAAGCCCTGCTGGGCCAAACCTGTTGAATGATTTATTCTCACTTGTTAGGTCTTTTATGAGGGTTAATGCAGGCGCGAGCCTTAAAGCGTTAAGCCCTgagcttggcacacagtaagcgtCCATGAACGGTGGCCTACATTCCTTCCCACGCCACAGATAGGTATGGGTGTCCTGGGCTCCCCTTGCCCAGGCTTCTCCGGGCCCCTTAGTGTGTTCGCTGGCCTTCTTCCACCCTGCGGGGAGAACCCTGAAGGAGGGAGACGTGGGGCTAGCGGCAGGGGTGGAGCTCGGAAGTGGGGTTCGGGGGACAGGGGGTTCATCCAGCACCCTGGACAGAGCCCTCCTTGGCCCCGCCCCATGGGGGCCTCCTCCTGGCTGGCTCTGTGGATCCCTCCAGTCATCTCTCTGCCCGGCAGTTCGCAGTGTGGTTCGCGGGCGTGGCCGTTGCCCCGCCAGCCGGTCGGGGGAAGGGAGCCTGGAGCAGATGGGCGGGGGACGCCAGCCAGTTTGCCGCAGCAACGGCCACGCGGCGTGAAGGCGGTCCTGGGCGGGCCACTGGGGCCCAGGCGGGCAGCCTGGGGCCCGCACCCAAGACTGTCCCGCCCGCGCGTCACGTGAGCCCTGACTGTCCTGCGGGCAACAACCCGGACCCCTAGCCGGTGGGAATGAAAACGAGTTCCGAGGGCTCCAGGGCTGCCTCTGCTTCTCTAGGATTCCGTTTCCCCACCCAAAGCCTGGAGTGGGGTAACCAAAAGACTCTTCACTAGGCAAGCCGCCGAAGGGTTCTACGGGCTCCTTAGAGCCGGGCGTCCAGCGACTGGGGCCCTTGTCCAGGCTCAGCCTGTTCCCAGCGTCGAGGGCTGGAGCAAGTCACGACCTCTCTCCGGAACTCGGATTTCCCGTCCAGCTCAGCCCTTCACCCGATAAAGCAGCTGGGGGTGCGAGTCCCTCCCGCTGCTGTCCCTCGTGGGAGCTCCCTTAACCGCTGGGTCCCCTGCTCCGGCCCAGGGCGGGGCTCAGAGGAGACGCTGAACCCGAGCCTGGGGAATGAATGAAGGGCAGCACTGGAGAGGAGGGACCGTAGCTCGAGTCAGGCAAGGCCTGGCCCCACCTGGCCCTCCTGCCCGCGGGGTCACGCAGCGAAGGCCCCCGATGGCGCCCTCACCACTCTCCCGCAGGTGCTCGGAGACAACTGGGGGCCGCCACCCCGCGGTCGATAGGACGCGAAGGCGAGGAGCGGGATCCCCGGGGGCGTCGCGGTCTCCCCTCCCGGCTCCACCCTGCGCAGGAACAAAGGCAGGAGGTGGGACCAGCGGTCGGCCGGActccgcggggcggggcggggcggggcggggcgggcgaGCCGCTCCCTTAAAGCTCGGCCGCGGGCGCGGCGCGCACTCGTCTGGCACCAGCCCGGGCCGCGCCCGGGACCTCTTTCTGGACCTCGGTTTACCTTTGCGTGGGGCTCGCAGCTGCCACCGCTTTCCCGCGGAGCATGGGGCTGCCTCGCCGGGCAGGGGACGCGGCGGAGCTGCGCAAGGTGGGAACCGGGGactgggggcggggcgggggactCCGGGGACCCGTCTAACCACCGCGCCGCCGGTCCGCAGAGCTTGAAGCCGCTGCTGGAGAAGCGCCGGCGCGCGCGCATCAACCAGAGCCTGAGCCAGCTTAAGGGGCTCATCCTACCGCTGCTGGGCCGGGAGGTGAGCGCGCCCGGGCGGAGGGCAGAGGGTCCTGGGGCGCGGAGCGGGGGCAGGGGGACGGGGTGATCCTGCGGGAGGAAGCCACCAGGGGGTTCCGCGCGGCGCCCGAGGCGGAGGGCGGAGGGTCCTGGGGCGCGGAGCGGGGGCAGGGGGACGGGGTGCTCCTGCGGAAGGAACCCGCCAGGGGGTTCCGCGCAGCGCCCGAGGCGGAGCCTGGGTGGGGTGGGCGCGTCGGAGAGGACCCCTAGCAGGCCACGGCGCGCCCCACACCCAGCTCCCGACTAGAGCGCGGGTGCGCACGGTAGCCGGCCAAAGTTCTGTCTTGGTGGTTTTCTGTCGCTCTTCCTCGTGGCCGGGCGCAGAACTCCAACTGCTCGAAGCTAGAGAAGGCAGACGTCCTGGAAATGACCGTGCGCTTCCTGCAGGAGCTGCCTGCGTCCTCATGGCCCACGGCAGCGCCCCGTGAGTGAGCCCTCCCTGCCCTGCCGCGCGCTCTGCACCCCGCACCCCGCACCCTACCCCGCGCCTCACGCGGCTCTCCGCCCGCAGTGCCTTGCGACAGCTACCGCGAGGGCTACAGCGCCTGTGTGGCGCGCCTGGCCCGCGTGCTGCCCGCCTGCCGAGTCCTGGAGCCCGCCGTGAGCGCGCGCCTGCTGGAGCACCTGTGGCGGAGAGCGGCCAGCGCCACCCTCGACGGCGGGCGCCCTGGAGATTCCAGTGGCCCGTCTGCCCCCGCCCCAGCGCTCGCGTCTGCCCCAGAGCCCGCATCCGCGCCCGTGCCCTCGCCGCCCTCGCCTCCCTGCGGCCCTGGCCTCTGGCGGCCGTGGTAGCCCCTCGGCCGGTCCACAGACCCTGCCGACTTCTTGGGACCTTGGGGCACTGGACAGGTTGAAGCTCTTGGTGGCGGCTGCTGTTCCCATCATTAGGGGCCAGCCCAGTACCCACACCCAGGCCGGAAGCCGGATGTTTGTGACTGGCGTGGCAGACTGAAAGCCCTGGGGCTGGGGATCGGCTCAGGGAATAAAAAGAGCGTCAGTGCTTCAGCCCCCAACTTGGCCAGAGAAGAAAGCACAAGAGGCAGCAGGGTGAAGAAGAAGCCCCCCATCCCAACTGGTGGAGATAGTTCTGGAACTGGACCCCGCAGCTGCATGGGCAGCCGACACACCCACCCCAGCACTGGCACCAGACCAGAGCCAGGACCTGGGCAAAGTGCAGCTGTGCACCCTGCCTGGTCTCTGctctcccagccct
This portion of the Pongo abelii isolate AG06213 chromosome 1, NHGRI_mPonAbe1-v2.0_pri, whole genome shotgun sequence genome encodes:
- the HES2 gene encoding transcription factor HES-2, yielding MGLPRRAGDAAELRKSLKPLLEKRRRARINQSLSQLKGLILPLLGRENSNCSKLEKADVLEMTVRFLQELPASSWPTAAPLPCDSYREGYSACVARLARVLPACRVLEPAVSARLLEHLWRRAASATLDGGRPGDSSGPSAPAPALASAPEPASAPVPSPPSPPCGPGLWRPW